A window of the Cryptosporidium parvum Iowa II chromosome 7, whole genome shotgun sequence genome harbors these coding sequences:
- a CDS encoding cysteine rich protein with two potential transmembrane domain regions gives MGPKQRKSLSSVSSQSYSNSPWKALTRIELYQVLDQCDIPVSSEKLLKGELIELLEGNLDEEECRKWLEYYEKPLPNSNFGLRKNEPSTSNIKKEAVVRERKSVPAYIAVANTNPDVLNSIQGSPLNEFSRNRTLRRRNSMYSDHSEGAKESCEQKNLESLNGLKKDTLSDYFAANSTKFYSKDNYSNEDISGEMHASSNDRPEARAYKSLGQRIIGKTKIALKSINSKMIIILVALFIFFALYNHYYYFFNEPNFCNSNIYGEKTLSPSNCIKCPPNGHCKDGNLKCNTQYKKAMKYLNNRWQIICIYDNEAFDLAEEMLTFITNKLRKLRGNRACSGNSLYDVFFPDKRKNSQISDFDRSVALSEKEINDIIHLSFNYIEQSTVESAISIMWNSIKTGNSLTRYGLRVVKHKDPNLNSDSTSKNSDNQFIEEGSFIEALDSETSLICEAKLFIQKWVIILIGIIFIFLPLYFRIRTRRRKAELIRKIKAIICRENRKDTTTGLFVGPDSETILRLLSVEFPKYKKILNEQLVIEYCDELEHNDPNIHKTLMSESKHPFYWSSC, from the coding sequence atgGGACCAAAACAGAGGAAATCGCTCTCTTCGGTGTCTTCGCAGTCCTACTCAAATTCTCCTTGGAAAGCATTGACTAGAATAGAGCTATATCAGGTTCTTGATCAGTGTGATATTCCCGTTTCTTCTGAGAAGCTTTTAAAGGGAGAGCTTATTGAATTGCTTGAAGGCAATCTTGACGAAGAAGAATGCAGAAAGTGGCTAGAATACTATGAAAAGCCACTCCCTAATTCAAACTTTGGTCTCAGAAAAAATGAACCATCTACCTCTAacataaaaaaagaagctGTAGttagagaaagaaaatctGTACCTGCATATATTGCTGTTGCCAATACAAATCCAGATGTTTTAAATTCTATCCAAGGTTCCCcattaaatgaatttagTAGAAATAGAACTTTAAGAAGACGGAATTCAATGTATTCAGATCACTCAGAAGGAGCAAAGGAAAGTTGTGAACAAAAAAATCTTGAATCTTTAAATGGACTTAAAAAAGACACGTTATCTGATTATTTTGCAGCGAATAGTACTAAATTCTACAGTAAGGACAATTACTCAAATGAGGACATCTCAGGTGAAATGCATGCATCATCGAATGACAGGCCAGAAGCTCGAGCATACAAATCTTTAGGGCAGAGAATAATCGGCAAGACCAAAATTGCTTTGAAATCTATTAACtcaaaaatgataataatccTTGTAgctttatttatattcttcGCCTTATACAaccactactactactTTTTCAATGAGCCAAATTTTTGTAACTCAAATATCTATGGTGAGAAAACGCTAAGTCCCTcaaattgtattaaatgTCCGCCTAACGGACACTGCAAAGATGGAAATTTGAAGTGCAACACTCAATACAAAAAAGCAATGAAATATCTAAATAATAGATGGCAGATTATTTGTATATATGATAACGAGGCATTTGACCTCGCTGAAGAAATGCTCAcatttattacaaataagCTTAGAAAGCTACGTGGTAATCGTGCATGTAGTGGGAATAGCCTATATGATGTATTTTTTCCtgataaaagaaaaaatagtCAGATTTCTGATTTTGATAGATCTGTAGCTTTAAGTGAGAAGGAGATCAATGATATCATACATCTTTCTTTCAACTACATTGAGCAAAGTACTGTTGAAAGCGCTATTTCAATAATGTGGAACTCAATTAAAACAGGAAATTCTTTAACTAGGTATGGACTAAGAGTAGTTAAACACAAAGACCCCAACTTAAATTCAGATTCAACTTCTAAAAATAGTGATAATCAGTTTATTGAAGAAGGTAGCTTTATTGAAGCTTTAGATTCCGAGACCTCACTTATTTGTGAAgctaaattatttattcagaAATGGGtgataattttaattgGTATTATCTTCATATTTTTACCATTATATTTCAGAATAAGaacaagaagaagaaaggCAGAATTAATCCGAAAAATTAAGGCTATAATTTGTAGGGAAAATAGAAAGGATACTACAACTGGTTTATTTGTAGGCCCCGACTCAGAAACTATATTGAGATTATTAAGTGTAGAGTTCCCTAAGTATAAGAAGATTCTAAATGAACAACTTGTGATAGAGTATTGTGATGAACTTGAACATAATGATCCAAATATCCACAAAACCTTAATGTCTGAAAGTAAGCACCCATTCTATTGGTCTTCCtgttga
- a CDS encoding small nuclear ribonucleoprotein, which translates to SLIVKLNGNRQIIGSLRGYDNFMNLVLENTTEVLDSTKKSIGTTVIRGNSVIMWECIDKVKI; encoded by the coding sequence tcaCTTATAGTTAAATTAAATGGAAATCGTCAAATTATTGGTAGCCTGCGTGGGTACGATAACTTTATGAACTTAGTACTTGAAAATACAACCGAAGTATTGGATTCAACTAAGAAAAGCATTGGAACTACAGTAATTAGAGGGAATTCAGTAATTATGTGGGAGTGTATTGACAAGgtgaaaatataa
- a CDS encoding pleiotropic regulator 1: protein MNLSAFKMADYFQEVVLNRLNFFSSEQGYIRNSFSKQYGNINKLLKARNEYCKSQLGDQVSKSMPCDALAPYRAEYKYNSLNLYGNTEAPLYKKKRTDELNISNINKYLARDHGIKWAPRFKLNKVISGHKGWVRSIAVDPSNNFFVSGSSDKLIKFWDINSGILKLTLIGHIAAVRKVLFSERHPFLFSCSEDKTMKCWDLEQNRIVRNYARHSSGIYCLDIHPRLDIVATGSRDGSVVLWDIRTRESIHLFKNHKAAISSILMQSIEPQLISGSYDRTIRTWDIVAGKARDILTRHIKPIRALAKHPIHYSFLSAGADCIKIWEGEDSTYLRDLSSSQSIINTITIRSQENNSIVLAGCDNGQLHFWDYETGTLYDTIQSNIQPGSVEAENSILDCKFDRTESVLITGECDKTIKIWNLKTAELI, encoded by the coding sequence ttgaatttatcAGCATTTAAGATGGctgattattttcaagaagTTGTACTAAATAGActaaactttttttcttcagaaCAAGGGTACATAAGAAACAGCTTTTCAAAACAATatggaaatattaataagcTGCTAAAAGCTCGTAATGAATACTGCAAGTCACAACTTGGAGATCAAGTTAGCAAATCCATGCCTTGTGACGCTTTAGCTCCTTACAGAGCCGAGTACAAATACAATTCTCTAAATTTATATGGAAATACTGAAGCACCGTTATATAAAAAGAAGCGTACAGACGAATTAAacatttctaatattaataagtaTTTAGCAAGAGACCATGGCATAAAATGGGCACCCAGatttaaattaaacaaGGTAATTAGTGGTCATAAAGGATGGGTAAGGTCAATTGCTGTTGACCCAAGTAACAACTTTTTTGTTTCTGGAAGTTCTGATAAACTCATAAAATTTTGGGATATCAACTCAGGAATACTGAAGCTTACTTTGATAGGCCATATTGCTGCAGTTAGAAAAGTTTTGTTTAGTGAAAGGCATCCTTTCTTATTTAGTTGTAGTGAAGATAAAACTATGAAATGTTGGGACCTTGAACAAAATAGAATAGTCAGAAATTACGCAAGACATTCTTCTGGAATATATTGCTTGGATATTCACCCACGTTTGGATATTGTTGCTACAGGATCAAGAGATGGAAGTGTTGTACTTTGGGATATTCGGACCAGAGAGTCAATACATTTGTTTAAGAACCATAAAGCAGCAATATCCTCGATACTCATGCAGTCCATAGAACCTCAATTAATATCCGGTAGCTATGATAGGACCATAAGAACCTGGGATATTGTTGCTGGTAAGGCGAGAGATATTCTTACACGTCACATTAAGCCTATTCGCGCTTTAGCTAAGCACCCTATTCactattcttttctttcagCAGGTGCGGATTGCATAAAAATTTGGGAAGGAGAAGATTCAACTTATTTGAGGGACCTTTCATCTTCTCagtcaattattaatactataACAATCAGGTCTCAGGAAAATAACTCGATTGTGCTTGCAGGATGTGATAATGGCCAGCTTCATTTTTGGGATTATGAAACGGGAACTTTATATGACACAATACAAAGTAATATACAACCAGGTTCCGTTGAAGCTGAAAACTCTATCCTAGACTGTAAATTTGATAGGACAGAATCCGTTCTTATTACAGGAGAGTGCGATAAAACGATCAAAATCTGGAATTTAAAAACTGCCGAgttaatataa
- a CDS encoding 2*FF domain protein (phosphopeptide binding): MVLNKNDAIQIIKKYLEGAELNSKVRWDEAAKLLGPDAPHEALKLLSTGEKRQIWSEYQSQSKRRKRERERQTKSESINTYRGLLNDWVLKNQGCNRILLFRNFAEEHYKSVWWNNIEDKEKDEIFQELVEEHEKNFIRTLEPNYEENVNDFFELLRLETTIFPFLESNKAESSIIRNGESIEKKNFTGFGIWEDLQKKYGKEQLFKKVYKDDILDIYIRLLKGKINIYKQEHLKTETEFCKYRKMFWDIIWSDILSGKISPITKNRKSYFFTNSKINDEKIEALHRLISKRIRYQKSESYFEYFEDFLKFIGFHLSIRKDQKVILALLKQPINNGMNLYCIDMFEYIAYLLQKLYDIILSESYTYFKSSEKFQISFQQFKEITYNNKNIMDFKTKYIFPFSFESVLDAILYKAYCDEFKHYSLTSSLKKS, from the coding sequence ATGGTTTTGAATAAGAATGACGCAATTCAAATCATAAAGAAATATCTTGAAGGTGCAGAACTCAACTCTAAAGTCAGATGGGATGAGGCTGCAAAGCTTTTGGGACCAGATGCGCCACACGAAGCACTCAAGCTATTAAGTACTGGAGAAAAACGTCAGATATGGTCTGAATACCAGAGCCAATCAAAACGAAGAAAAAGGGAGAGGGAAAGACAAACAAAATCTGAGTCAATAAACACCTATCGCGGCTTGCTGAATGACTGGGTACTTAAAAATCAGGGCTGCAATcgtatattattatttcgTAACTTTGCAGAGGAACACTACAAGTCAGTTTGGTGGAATAACATTGAAGACAAAGAGAAGGACGAGATCTTTCAGGAATTAGTTGAAGAACATGAAAAAAACTTTATCAGAACTCTTGAACCAAATTATGAAGAAAATGtgaatgatttttttgaattattgaGATTAGAAACGACTATTTTTCCATTTTTGGAATCAAACAAGGCAGAAAGTTCAATAATCAGGAATGGTGAGAgtattgaaaagaaaaatttcACAGGTTTTGGTATCTGGGAAGATCTTCAAAAAAAGTACGGAAAAGAACAATTGTTTAAAAAGGTATATAAGGATGACATATTAGATATTTATATCCGTTTATTAAAAGGAAAGATAAACATTTATAAACAAGAACATTTAAAGACAGAAACTgaattttgtaaatatagaaaaatgTTTTGGGATATAATTTGGAGTGATATTCTTTCTGGCAAAATAAGTCCAATTACAAAGAATAGAAAGAGCTACTTTTttacaaattcaaaaattaatgatgaaaaaattGAGGCCTTGCACAGATTGATATCAAAACGAATTAGATATCAAAAATCAGAAAGTtactttgaatattttgaagattttctaaaatttATTGGATTTCATTTATCAATCAGAAAAGATCAGAAAGTAATTTTGGCTCTTCTTAAGCAACcaataaataatggaatGAATCTATATTGTATTGATATGTTTGAATATATAGcatatttattacaaaaattatatgATATAATTCTATCAGAGTCGTATACTTACTTTAAATCGTCTGAAAAGTTTCAAATATCCTTTCAACAATTTAAGGAGATTacatataataataagaatattatGGATTTCAAAACGAAATATATATTCCCATTCAGTTTTGAATCTGTACTAGACGCAATATTATATAAGGCGTATTGCGATGAGTTTAAACATTATTCATTAACTTCCTCATTAAAGAAAAGCTAG
- a CDS encoding eIF4A-1; eukaryotic translation initiation factor 4A-1; RNA SFII helicase, with protein sequence TMNYVENDIVVYNSSEKCKVYNTFEEMGLKDNLLRGIYSYGFEFPSAIQRRAIVPIIQGRDTIIQSQSGTGKTCVFSVGALEICSKSKENVPMVLILSPTRELAEQSEKVCTSIGDYLDIRAHSCIGGKKLKDDIKALNSGVSIISGTPGRVLQMIEQGYLSTKKIKLLIIDEADEMFDYGFKTQVYDIYKYLPPRIQTVLVSATLPDDILVMAQKFMRNPLQILVPKEEVSLDKIRQYHVQVEEEKWKFETLCDLYDTLTVTQSIIFCNTKNKVEWLSKKMMENHFTVSFVHGDLPQVTREEILREFREGKTRVLITTDLWGRGIDVQQVNLVVNYDLPINKELYIHRIGRSGRFGRSGIAINLITKEDESMLSLLERFYSIKISKLPGNVKNLL encoded by the coding sequence ACGATGAATTATGTTGAAAATGATATAGTAGTATATAATTCTTCAGAGAAGTGTAAGGTTTATAATACATTTGAAGAGATGGGTCTGAAAGATAACTTGCTTAGAGGAATATACAGTTATGGTTTTGAGTTTCCTTCAGCAATTCAAAGACGAGCAATAGTTCCAATAATACAAGGTAGAGATACAATTATTCAATCTCAAAGTGGTACTGGAAAGACCTGTGTTTTTTCTGTGGGTGCTTTGGAGATTTGTTCGAAGAGTAAAGAGAATGTTCCAATGGTTTTGATTTTATCGCCAACAAGAGAGTTGGCAGAGCAAAGTGAAAAAGTATGCACCTCGATCGGGGATTATCTAGATATTAGGGCACACTCTTGTATTGGAGGAAAGAAGTTAAAGGATGACATTAAAGCTCTTAATAGCGGTGTGTCAATTATTTCAGGTACTCCAGGTAGAGTATTACAAATGATAGAGCAAGGATATTTAtctacaaaaaaaattaagcTTCTAATAATTGATGAAGCAGATGAAATGTTTGATTATGGTTTCAAGACTCAGGTTTATgatatttacaaatatcTTCCTCCAAGAATACAGACTGTGTTGGTTTCTGCAACTTTGCCTGATGATATTTTGGTAATGGCTCAAAAATTTATGAGAAATCCACTCCAGATATTAGTTCCAAAAGAAGAGGTTTCTTTAGACAAAATTAGGCAATACCATGTCCAGGTAGAGGAAGAAAAATGGAAATTTGAAACCTTGTGCGATTTATATGATACTTTAACTGTTACTCaatctattattttttgcaACACAAAAAATAAGGTTGAATGGCTGAGTAAAAAAATGATGGAAAACCATTTTACAGTATCTTTTGTGCATGGAGATCTCCCACAAGTTACCAGAGAAGAAATATTGAGAGAGTTTAGAGAAGGAAAAACACGAGTTTTAATTACAACAGATTTATGGGGAAGAGGTATTGATGTACAACAAGTCAACTTAGTTGTAAACTACGATCTAcctattaataaagaattatataTCCATCGAATTGGAAGAAGTGGCAGATTTGGAAGATCTGGAATTGCTATAAACCTGATTACTAAAGAGGACGAAAGTATGctttctttattagaaCGCTTTTattctattaaaatttCCAAGTTGCCAGGAAACGTCAAAAATTTGTTGTAA
- a CDS encoding PX and WD40 domain protein (shared with plasmodium), with protein sequence MNDTDISTKFIGWKTVDGKVLYRILVCCKNSKYEIQKRFSEFVLLQSLLVERGLSLLPSLPPKTLFTKNQDMNFINERMKGLQSYLTTLTSRHDVLLSPLFMNFLEFPNYENLPPIMKKLVNIEVTADIASIRQSVSGIFISDSDLLSAPLMFVSHQENSSLSRLGRVWSIIDSEETGSIFVWCLQPYSSKNTSYHSVNIDYDTMTNAFHNLCNSNTIDSSKFCCLIHSGFSEKCKNIVFIPKRDSLCIFLEHGAIDVFEGVFSHLKSRIASGNNSPLVLTECIKPNRIQLHGSPITFVCSPFSTDCKVRHKYTLSVGIDNSIRLFCFEQMKIISGGNLNKRVNGSRVIACYLEDEFGRLGFFGTSSGQLLVLDMASQPPYLITNFNSQADYQYPITSIVASKKFLVVAYSNIIKVFGMEMNPKQATCTINDNQHIRSIDTNFFSDMDIGTISSLYIYEDEYLFVGGTDTFSLFKLNINQELTPPVLLFSYAIHTGKINYISVVPDNVLNIGQFSRQFLKLLTASEDGRIIFWKIFNLPMNQTVNVSTYEETINEENFEESKVINEQIHSLENMRSIELSDNSDDDLSSAFR encoded by the coding sequence ATGAATGACACTGATATCTCCACAAAATTTATTGGCTGGAAAACTGTTGATGGAAAGGTGTTATATAGGATTTTAGTTTGTTGTAAAAACAGCAAATATGAAATTCAAAAGCGATTTAGTGAATTTGTATTACTCCAGAGCCTGCTAGTTGAAAGAGGATTGAGTTTACTTCCTTCTCTTCCTCCTAAAACTCTATTTACAAAGAATCAAGAtatgaattttattaatgaacGAATGAAAGGGTTACAATCCTACCTTACAACCTTAACTTCAAGACATGATGTATTACTTTCTCCGTTATTTATGAATTTCTTAGAGTTTCCGAATTATGAAAATTTGCCTCCAATTATGAAAAAACTTGTAAACATTGAAGTAACAGCGGATATTGCATCAATCAGACAATCAGTAAGCGGAATTTTTATCAGTGATTCAGATTTATTATCGGCACCACTAATGTTTGTTTCACACCAAGAAAACTCTTCTCTTTCAAGATTGGGGAGAGTTTGGAGCATAATAGATTCAGAAGAAACTGGATCCATTTTTGTTTGGTGTTTACAACCATATTCCTCAAAAAATACGTCTTACCACTCAGTGAATATAGATTATGATACAATGACTAATGCCTTTCATAATTTGTGCAACTCTAATACAATtgattcttcaaaattttgtTGTTTAATTCATTCTGGCTTCTCAGAAAAGTGCAAGAATATTGTATTCATTCCAAAAAGAGATTCTCTGTGCATTTTTTTAGAACATGGAGCTATAGATGTATTCGAGGGTGTATTTTCCCATCTAAAGTCAAGAATAGCCTCTGGAAACAATAGTCCTCTTGTACTAACTGAATGTATTAAGCCAAATAGAATACAGCTTCATGGCTCACCAATTACTTTTGTTTGCTCGCCATTTTCAACCGATTGTAAAGTTAGGCATAAATACACGCTTTCTGTTGGAATAGACAATAGCATACGTTTGTTTTGTTTCGAacaaatgaaaattatatCCGGTGGGAACTTGAATAAGCGTGTAAATGGCTCTCGAGTAATTGCATGTTATTTAGAAGATGAATTTGGAAGATTGGGTTTCTTTGGTACATCATCAGGGCAACTATTAGTCTTAGATATGGCTAGCCAGCCGCCATACCTAATAACAAACTTCAATTCCCAAGCTGATTATCAATACCCTATTACATCAATTGTAGCAAGTAAGAAGTTCCTAGTTGTTGCCTATTCGAATATTATTAAGGTTTTCGGAATGGAAATGAATCCTAAGCAAGCAACCTGTACAATCAATGATAATCAACATATACGAAGTATTGATACAAACTTTTTTTCAGATATGGATATTGGAACAATTAGCTCACTTTATATTTATGAAGATGAATATCTATTTGTTGGTGGTACAGATactttttcattattcaaACTTAATATCAATCAGGAACTTACACCCCCTGTTTTACTTTTTTCATATGCAATTCACACAGGTAAAATAAACTACATTTCAGTTGTTCCAGACAatgtattaaatattgGCCAATTCTCCAGACAATTTCTGAAACTGCTTACAGCCAGTGAAGATGggagaattattttttggaaaattttcaatttgcCTATGAATCAAACCGTCAATGTTAGTACATACGAAGAAACAATAAATGAGGAAAACTTTGAAGAAAGTAAAGTAATAAATGAGCAAATTCATTCATTAGAAAATATGAGGTCTATAGAATTAAGCGATAATAGTGATGATGACCTTAGTTCGGCATTTAGATAG